The following are from one region of the Arcobacter defluvii genome:
- a CDS encoding N-acyl amino acid synthase FeeM domain-containing protein translates to MAYINKNISLNQLQEIIKADIHQKQTYLPESFLSLQKQALEIFQKRVFLESVLEDTISFNKKLSWEDKYKNLSLVKNAEELIEVFKLRSDVFTQINYQNEFPDTIEGLNFDIYDKNSAVIFYKNNKEVTATIRLIFDSENKLPSENKCSFDDLRKKYNCIGEISRNIVKNRGQGLNLEFKYLMCGIYNIFMNNDIDMSFSGIKQEHLKLFKKLGGVEIYKEMDSYGSLDIPFLIISYNPNEASNFFKKVFLEE, encoded by the coding sequence ATGGCTTACATAAACAAAAATATCTCGTTAAATCAACTTCAAGAAATCATCAAGGCTGATATTCACCAAAAACAAACTTACCTTCCAGAGTCTTTTTTATCTCTACAGAAACAAGCTTTAGAAATTTTCCAAAAAAGGGTTTTTTTAGAAAGTGTTTTAGAAGATACTATTTCTTTTAATAAAAAACTATCTTGGGAAGATAAATATAAAAATTTATCATTAGTTAAAAATGCAGAAGAGTTAATTGAAGTATTTAAATTAAGAAGTGATGTATTTACACAAATTAATTATCAAAATGAATTTCCAGACACAATTGAAGGATTGAATTTTGATATTTATGATAAAAATTCTGCTGTAATTTTTTATAAAAATAATAAAGAAGTAACAGCAACTATAAGACTGATTTTTGATTCAGAAAATAAACTTCCTTCTGAAAATAAATGTTCTTTTGATGATTTGAGAAAAAAATATAATTGTATAGGTGAGATTTCAAGAAATATTGTAAAAAATAGAGGTCAAGGATTAAATTTAGAGTTTAAATATCTTATGTGTGGAATTTACAATATATTTATGAATAATGATATTGATATGTCATTTTCTGGGATAAAACAAGAGCATTTAAAACTGTTTAAGAAATTAGGAGGAGTTGAAATCTATAAAGAAATGGATTCTTATGGAAGTTTAGATATTCCTTTTTTAATTATCTCTTATAATCCAAATGAAGCTTCAAATTTTTTTAAAAAAGTTTTTTTAGAAGAATAA
- a CDS encoding response regulator, with product MNSVKILIIEDEAIVALDVKRILTNLGQIVINCVSNYENAIESIKENRPELIFSDINLGKGKDGIEIIEEIQKNDFIPVIYLTAYSDEETIQRAIKTNPLGYILKPFKKEDIKSTLLLSLYKLKTQTFNKNNSYEKLGDNYFYDLENEILFFKTKPIKLSIKEKQLLTLLVEAKGQIVSFKYIEYFLWPDAPICDSTLRTLIYRLRTKLNYKIIETISSIGCKISNSS from the coding sequence ATGAATAGTGTAAAAATCTTAATAATTGAAGATGAAGCAATAGTTGCTTTAGATGTAAAAAGAATTCTTACTAATCTTGGTCAAATAGTGATAAATTGTGTATCAAATTATGAGAATGCAATAGAAAGTATCAAAGAAAATAGACCAGAATTAATATTTTCAGATATAAATCTTGGAAAAGGTAAAGATGGAATTGAAATCATTGAAGAGATTCAAAAAAATGATTTTATACCAGTTATTTATCTTACTGCTTATAGTGATGAAGAGACTATTCAACGAGCGATAAAAACTAATCCTTTAGGTTACATCTTAAAACCATTTAAAAAAGAAGATATAAAATCAACACTACTTTTATCTCTTTATAAATTAAAAACACAAACTTTTAATAAAAATAATTCTTATGAAAAATTAGGAGATAATTATTTTTATGATTTAGAAAATGAAATACTTTTTTTTAAAACCAAACCAATAAAATTAAGTATTAAAGAAAAACAACTTCTTACTCTTTTAGTTGAAGCAAAAGGGCAAATAGTCTCTTTTAAATATATAGAATATTTTCTTTGGCCAGATGCTCCTATTTGTGATAGTACATTAAGAACACTGATTTATCGACTAAGAACAAAATTAAATTATAAAATAATTGAAACCATTTCAAGTATAGGATGCAAAATCTCAAATAGTTCATAA